A DNA window from Fodinibius sp. Rm-B-1B1-1 contains the following coding sequences:
- a CDS encoding Ig domain-containing protein, giving the protein MKNRLLTFFVVLFMGIAINADAQPTLQKDFSYVLEIPSTITVGSSPAHVYVLSDSEGMAVFRTQQDTLQWLYSSTGMEQRGYKLTADIRFAYLFGDSRRLTVLEPTSVLGVYSSTLLPANPRDAKRLDNNLYVALGNKGLGKLSLRTPAAVDSTMDYIERSLLSRENIIDIEASSDQLFALSANQKLFRFNYDNGTLNLDEEIEIPETLQKIFLIDNTMYGSNDAGNIYELNSSGNLSQLGSIDEPITKIEAWKNWLIIQGNSNRVWTSYQNRSPELWKDDAEAGNFFTVTGDDLWLSENDKISRIITSSSSSESEEIGSSEITKNYSGNISLQSISSKTVPHTKPLLFPIEFEQDIPAKAVQISYRSDDIQHAQIRGHSFYWEPTADDVGNHRVKIIASTNSGSTDSTTVDIEVSSFNAPPRFAPIRSISIPVGEEFTLPIKATDPDGNNRELVRYLGVDLPEGASIDEKSGEFIWTPTARQVGENEFRVIATDQYGAAKSTDITINVIENPRSNQANN; this is encoded by the coding sequence ATGAAGAACAGACTGCTCACTTTTTTCGTAGTTTTATTTATGGGAATCGCAATAAACGCCGATGCCCAACCGACTTTGCAAAAAGATTTCTCGTATGTGTTGGAAATCCCCTCAACTATCACAGTTGGCAGTTCTCCGGCTCATGTATATGTATTATCTGATTCGGAAGGAATGGCGGTATTCCGCACCCAGCAAGATACTCTGCAGTGGTTATACTCATCCACTGGCATGGAACAGCGCGGATATAAGCTCACCGCCGATATTCGGTTTGCTTACCTTTTTGGTGACAGCCGACGCTTAACGGTTTTAGAACCCACCTCAGTTTTGGGGGTATATTCTTCTACCCTGCTGCCAGCAAATCCACGTGATGCCAAACGCTTGGATAACAATTTATATGTAGCACTTGGTAATAAAGGTCTTGGAAAACTTTCACTGCGAACCCCTGCAGCTGTTGATTCTACTATGGACTATATTGAACGCTCACTGTTGAGCAGAGAAAACATTATAGATATTGAAGCCTCTTCGGATCAACTCTTTGCCCTATCGGCGAATCAAAAACTTTTCCGCTTTAATTATGATAACGGAACACTTAACCTTGATGAAGAGATTGAGATTCCTGAAACCTTGCAGAAAATATTCCTGATTGACAACACCATGTATGGTTCGAATGATGCAGGGAATATCTACGAATTAAATAGCAGTGGCAACCTCTCTCAACTGGGTAGTATTGATGAACCTATAACAAAAATTGAAGCTTGGAAAAACTGGCTCATCATTCAGGGGAACTCTAATCGTGTCTGGACCTCATATCAAAACCGAAGTCCTGAATTATGGAAGGATGATGCCGAAGCAGGTAACTTCTTTACCGTCACCGGGGATGATTTATGGCTTTCAGAAAATGATAAAATAAGTAGGATTATCACTTCATCTTCAAGTAGCGAATCTGAAGAAATAGGGTCTTCAGAGATCACGAAAAACTATTCTGGCAACATTTCCCTGCAAAGTATTTCTTCAAAAACAGTTCCCCATACTAAGCCACTGCTTTTCCCCATAGAATTTGAACAGGATATCCCTGCCAAAGCGGTGCAAATCTCTTACCGGTCTGATGACATCCAACATGCTCAAATTCGCGGACATAGTTTTTACTGGGAGCCAACTGCGGATGATGTTGGCAATCATCGTGTAAAAATCATTGCCTCAACCAACAGTGGCTCAACAGACAGCACCACTGTTGATATCGAAGTTTCTTCATTTAATGCCCCGCCTCGCTTTGCTCCTATTCGGTCTATAAGTATTCCCGTTGGCGAAGAATTTACGCTTCCTATTAAGGCAACCGATCCCGATGGAAATAATCGAGAGCTTGTTCGATATCTCGGCGTTGACCTTCCAGAAGGGGCTTCCATCGATGAAAAGTCAGGCGAATTTATATGGACACCGACTGCTCGTCAGGTTGGAGAAAACGAGTTTCGAGTTATTGCTACAGATCAATACGGGGCCGCAAAATCGACCGATATCACTATTAATGTGATTGAAAATCCGCGTAGCAATCAGGCTAATAACTAA
- a CDS encoding NAD(P)-dependent oxidoreductase yields the protein MKAFVTGGTGFIGSHLADALIDSDDYSEVRCLIRSNEKWLKGKNFTPIRGDLDDLPVLKKAVQDVDVIFHIAGRVKAPSYEELKHANVDATENLLRIAQKEGVPKIVVLSSLAAVGPSENGPVTEDKPMNPVSNYGRSKKEMEEVIHEVANGQTSITILRPPAVYGPREDQIYSFFKMMNKRICPIIGDGKHPKVSMIYVGDVVNGIFKAVDQTDKGVHTYFVSGPEIYDWEQIRGTTSKVLGKKTLPIYVKPELVKTIVGTVEKAASFFGMYPVLNKEKAKELILEWTCSNEKAHRELGYTPQYSLGEGISRTIHWYKKHHWL from the coding sequence ATGAAAGCCTTCGTAACTGGCGGCACAGGTTTTATTGGAAGTCATCTGGCCGACGCTCTTATTGATTCTGACGACTATTCCGAAGTTCGTTGCCTTATTCGCAGCAATGAAAAGTGGCTCAAAGGAAAAAACTTTACGCCCATTCGTGGTGATCTGGACGACCTTCCTGTGCTTAAAAAAGCGGTGCAAGATGTCGATGTCATTTTCCATATAGCCGGACGTGTCAAAGCACCATCCTATGAGGAATTGAAACATGCTAATGTGGATGCCACCGAAAACCTTCTCCGGATCGCCCAAAAAGAGGGCGTCCCTAAAATAGTGGTACTCTCCTCCCTGGCTGCGGTTGGGCCCAGCGAAAATGGCCCTGTAACTGAAGACAAACCCATGAATCCGGTTAGTAATTACGGGCGATCAAAAAAAGAGATGGAGGAAGTTATCCACGAGGTTGCTAATGGACAAACCTCAATTACGATTTTGCGTCCGCCTGCGGTGTACGGCCCCCGCGAAGATCAGATATACAGCTTTTTTAAGATGATGAACAAGCGTATCTGTCCTATTATTGGTGACGGGAAGCATCCCAAAGTATCAATGATTTATGTGGGTGATGTCGTTAACGGTATCTTTAAGGCTGTTGATCAAACAGACAAAGGTGTACATACTTATTTTGTATCGGGACCAGAAATCTATGACTGGGAGCAAATTCGCGGAACTACCTCCAAGGTATTAGGTAAAAAGACATTACCTATATACGTTAAACCAGAACTGGTTAAAACCATTGTCGGAACGGTTGAAAAAGCTGCATCATTTTTTGGGATGTATCCCGTTCTTAACAAGGAAAAGGCAAAAGAATTAATTTTAGAATGGACGTGCTCTAACGAAAAAGCACATCGCGAACTCGGCTATACCCCCCAATACTCACTTGGAGAAGGTATTTCGCGTACGATCCACTGGTATAAAAAACATCATTGGCTATAA